The Sorangiineae bacterium MSr11367 genome window below encodes:
- a CDS encoding M28 family peptidase, with protein sequence MRTRGVVVTSLIVLALWACSDGNSRDVSELAPSELANGKGGDDSRTGSTPKPGIIADGVAEDSDPMTHINYLATDEMRGRNAPSADFDKAATYVTDLVKRYGLTGPNPGDSNGAYAQSFQLGALAADLTPEGKRAAHVHSLDTSDPKSFGNSQFEHGFYIDPKSSSPEASALAGRSDAVLAGNTHNVLALLEGTGAKKSEVVVAMAHLDHIGVNSSGAVYNGADDNASGSSVLLSLVPLLAQAKSNGELNRSILFIWTAAEEDGLVGSKYFVDHPIANIGLSQITGVVNMDMVARWDDQRISVIDTKSDGSTSYLSALLTQANNALPDPFDRVNHDIAAYARRQDGASFYDKNEDVLFVFEGLSNPAGGGDLNADYHATTDDVSKIISENGGNKPRRVRDLLNATIKLASNADIPSGPVCTGTSYTGTLSGTGAQARKPSDTGYESTVSGTHGAKLAGPGGADFDLDLEKWNGTAWARVARSESSTSNETISYPGTAGKYRWRVFSYSGSGDYTLCTQKP encoded by the coding sequence ATGAGAACACGCGGGGTGGTCGTCACATCGCTGATCGTTTTGGCGCTATGGGCTTGCAGCGACGGGAATTCGCGCGATGTCTCGGAGCTGGCTCCCTCGGAGCTGGCCAATGGCAAGGGTGGGGACGATTCGCGGACGGGAAGCACGCCGAAACCGGGGATCATCGCGGACGGCGTTGCGGAAGATTCCGATCCGATGACGCACATCAATTATCTCGCGACCGATGAAATGCGCGGTCGCAATGCGCCGTCGGCGGACTTCGACAAGGCCGCCACGTACGTGACGGACTTGGTCAAGAGATACGGATTGACCGGCCCCAACCCGGGGGATTCGAACGGTGCGTACGCGCAGTCGTTCCAGCTAGGTGCGCTGGCGGCGGATCTCACGCCGGAAGGAAAACGGGCGGCGCACGTGCATAGCCTCGATACGAGCGATCCGAAGTCCTTCGGTAACTCGCAGTTCGAGCATGGCTTCTACATCGATCCGAAATCGTCGTCCCCCGAGGCGAGCGCCCTGGCCGGACGCTCGGACGCGGTGCTCGCGGGCAATACGCACAACGTGCTCGCGCTGCTGGAAGGCACCGGCGCGAAGAAGAGCGAAGTCGTCGTGGCCATGGCGCACCTCGATCACATCGGTGTGAACTCGAGCGGGGCGGTGTACAACGGCGCCGACGACAACGCCTCGGGAAGCAGCGTTCTCCTTTCCTTGGTACCGCTGCTCGCGCAGGCCAAGTCCAACGGCGAATTGAATCGCTCCATCCTGTTCATCTGGACGGCGGCCGAGGAAGACGGCCTGGTAGGGTCGAAGTATTTCGTCGACCATCCCATTGCGAATATCGGGCTTTCGCAGATCACCGGCGTCGTCAACATGGATATGGTCGCGCGCTGGGACGATCAACGCATCAGCGTGATTGATACCAAGTCGGACGGGTCCACGAGTTATCTCTCCGCGTTGCTCACCCAAGCGAACAACGCACTCCCGGATCCATTCGATCGCGTCAACCACGATATCGCGGCGTACGCGCGTCGTCAGGACGGTGCGTCCTTCTACGACAAGAACGAGGACGTGCTCTTCGTCTTCGAGGGCCTGAGCAATCCGGCTGGCGGCGGCGATCTGAATGCCGACTACCATGCGACCACGGACGACGTTTCGAAGATCATCTCCGAGAACGGCGGCAACAAGCCGCGTCGCGTCCGCGATCTGCTGAACGCCACCATCAAGCTCGCCTCGAACGCGGACATCCCCAGCGGCCCGGTTTGCACGGGGACTTCGTACACGGGCACCTTGTCGGGTACCGGCGCGCAGGCCCGCAAACCGAGCGACACGGGTTACGAGAGCACGGTCTCGGGAACGCATGGTGCGAAGCTCGCGGGACCGGGTGGTGCGGACTTCGATCTGGACTTGGAGAAGTGGAACGGCACGGCGTGGGCTCGGGTGGCCAGGTCCGAGAGCTCCACGTCGAACGAGACCATTTCCTATCCGGGTACCGCAGGGAAGTACCGGTGGCGCGTCTTCTCGTACAGCGGAAGCGGCGACTACACGCTTTGCACGCAGAAACCGTGA
- a CDS encoding serine/threonine-protein kinase, with product MEQCIDRYVVLETLGERRLGVVYGAYDPKIDRRVAIQVFRTASDTDEDGARLLREVQSLARVSHPNVLAVYDAGDHEGHIFVAMEYVPGGVTMFEWLHRENPAWRAILARYLDAARGLAALHAAGLVHGDFTSNNVLLGDDGRVRVTDVGLPGMAGDADAHRDQYGFCSALHEALCGGIAHAAPSRVPARIRSALARGLSTNPQDRFPSMDALVAELSHDRRARWLRMGGALVAAASMAFGAIAIARSGTPGALPAPCAGAERKLTGVWDEARKQAVRAAFMATASSYAKDAWEDAERALDAYTARWVARHTQTCEATRVHHDQSEELMDVRIACLEGKARELQALTALFASGHATSLERSAQAMAALPSVDGCTAMAARRTRVYQVASTEVMASVDHAMALSRAGDYTASEKTARDLLPAVKASRDRALESNVHFILARALAQRSEWRLGEAEHFDGLTAAEEAGDEVAKARALVGLVSALSQQENRVADALRARQLAEAVLDRLPEEKETRAILENNLSVTELRAGRYADSLAHGERALALREAVAPDSYLVASTLTNLGNVFTEMGETERALEQRKRAVAIHERRLGPHHPLLAFALSGLGYSQFVLRRWDEALQSERRSRVIFTEAFGHEHPHVARAGGIIADILRDMGRLPEALAEGENTLAMAERIFPKDRDMLSALATVAMIYLDQGRTREALALQLRALALCEQLGNPAQQVPEVLRVLGEAYLAERQPQKALAHLERSLTYQDPNKKVPDTAKTHMLLARALWETGRDRARARTLAERARDAYAELPGYEPERAATATWLSQRR from the coding sequence GTGGAGCAGTGCATCGATCGGTATGTCGTGCTCGAGACGCTCGGTGAGCGTCGCCTGGGCGTCGTCTACGGTGCGTACGATCCGAAGATCGATCGCCGGGTGGCCATCCAAGTATTCCGCACGGCGAGCGACACGGACGAAGACGGGGCGCGTCTGCTGCGGGAGGTCCAGTCGCTCGCACGCGTGTCCCATCCCAACGTCCTTGCCGTGTACGACGCGGGGGATCACGAAGGGCATATCTTCGTCGCGATGGAGTACGTCCCCGGCGGCGTCACCATGTTCGAGTGGTTGCACCGCGAGAACCCCGCGTGGCGGGCCATTTTGGCGCGCTACCTGGATGCCGCGCGCGGACTCGCCGCGCTGCATGCGGCGGGCCTCGTCCACGGCGACTTCACGTCGAACAACGTCTTGCTCGGCGACGACGGGCGCGTACGCGTGACCGATGTCGGCCTGCCAGGAATGGCCGGCGACGCCGATGCGCACCGCGACCAATACGGCTTCTGCAGTGCGCTCCACGAGGCACTCTGCGGCGGGATCGCCCACGCAGCACCATCTCGCGTCCCCGCGCGGATCCGCAGCGCCCTCGCGCGCGGCCTTTCCACCAATCCGCAGGATCGATTTCCGTCGATGGACGCGCTCGTCGCCGAGCTATCGCACGATCGACGCGCTCGCTGGCTTCGCATGGGCGGCGCGTTGGTGGCGGCGGCCAGCATGGCCTTCGGCGCAATCGCCATCGCCCGATCGGGCACGCCCGGGGCCTTGCCCGCACCATGCGCGGGGGCCGAGCGAAAGCTCACCGGCGTGTGGGACGAGGCACGCAAACAGGCCGTGCGGGCTGCCTTCATGGCAACGGCTTCGAGCTACGCCAAGGACGCCTGGGAGGACGCCGAGCGCGCCCTCGACGCGTACACCGCGCGTTGGGTGGCGAGGCACACGCAGACCTGCGAAGCCACGCGCGTGCACCATGACCAGTCCGAGGAGCTGATGGACGTTCGCATCGCCTGCCTCGAGGGCAAGGCGCGCGAACTCCAGGCGCTGACGGCACTTTTCGCTTCGGGCCATGCGACCAGCCTCGAGCGCTCCGCCCAGGCGATGGCCGCACTGCCCTCCGTCGACGGGTGCACCGCCATGGCGGCGCGGCGCACGCGGGTCTACCAGGTTGCGAGCACCGAGGTGATGGCCAGCGTGGACCACGCCATGGCTCTCTCGCGCGCGGGGGACTATACCGCCTCGGAAAAGACCGCGCGCGATCTGCTTCCGGCCGTAAAAGCTTCGCGCGATCGCGCACTCGAGTCGAACGTCCATTTCATCCTGGCGCGCGCACTCGCCCAGCGCAGTGAATGGCGTCTTGGCGAGGCCGAGCACTTCGATGGCTTGACCGCCGCAGAGGAGGCCGGCGACGAGGTCGCCAAAGCACGGGCACTGGTTGGCCTGGTTTCCGCGCTCAGCCAGCAAGAAAATCGGGTCGCCGATGCTCTGCGTGCCCGCCAGCTCGCCGAGGCCGTGCTCGATCGCTTGCCCGAGGAGAAAGAGACACGGGCCATTTTGGAGAACAACCTGTCCGTGACCGAGCTTCGCGCTGGACGGTACGCGGATAGCCTCGCGCATGGCGAGCGTGCCCTCGCACTGCGGGAGGCGGTCGCGCCCGATAGCTATCTCGTCGCGTCGACGTTGACCAACCTGGGCAACGTGTTCACGGAGATGGGCGAAACGGAACGCGCCCTGGAACAACGCAAGCGCGCCGTCGCGATCCACGAGCGGCGTTTGGGTCCGCACCATCCATTGCTCGCCTTCGCGCTGTCGGGCCTGGGCTATTCGCAGTTCGTCCTGCGTCGATGGGACGAGGCGCTGCAAAGCGAACGTCGCTCGCGGGTCATTTTCACCGAGGCGTTCGGCCACGAGCATCCGCACGTGGCGCGCGCCGGCGGAATCATTGCCGACATTTTGCGCGACATGGGGCGCCTGCCGGAGGCACTGGCGGAAGGCGAAAACACGCTGGCCATGGCCGAGCGCATCTTCCCGAAGGACCGCGACATGCTCAGCGCACTCGCCACGGTCGCCATGATTTACCTGGATCAGGGGCGCACGCGCGAAGCACTTGCCTTGCAGCTTCGCGCGCTCGCGCTTTGCGAGCAACTCGGCAATCCGGCGCAGCAGGTGCCCGAGGTGCTGCGCGTCCTCGGGGAGGCGTACTTGGCGGAGCGGCAGCCGCAGAAGGCCCTCGCTCACCTCGAGCGAAGCCTCACGTACCAGGACCCGAACAAGAAGGTCCCAGACACCGCCAAGACGCATATGCTCCTCGCGCGTGCCCTCTGGGAAACGGGTCGCGATCGCGCCCGCGCGCGCACTCTGGCGGAACGAGCCCGGGATGCGTACGCCGAGCTGCCCGGCTACGAGCCCGAACGCGCGGCGACGGCCACCTGGCTCTCACAACGACGTTAG
- a CDS encoding soluble NSF attachment family protein, with translation MKKAMVLVVALGASIPTAVQAADPPPATSHGSSEPTAQEQAQMLADRAYQAYERADFPTAIGMYLDSYRLVAASDVLFNIASIYDKKLKASKQALEYYHRYLDAADAQPDLIAKANERIAALEAANASSAHGSASSPATRESPAEQPASSSWSPLRIAGAATAGVGAIGLGVGVVTALIAKSKHSDATDQGCSGSACPNAGAASTERDAASVANISTVSFIAGGVLLAGGVALYLFAPRGGSSSKKAGVLVTPSVDPRGAGGLVVSGRFF, from the coding sequence ATGAAGAAAGCGATGGTGCTCGTTGTAGCACTCGGCGCGTCGATTCCGACGGCCGTGCAAGCTGCGGATCCGCCGCCTGCAACCTCTCACGGTTCGAGCGAACCTACCGCTCAAGAGCAGGCGCAGATGCTCGCGGATCGGGCGTACCAAGCCTACGAGCGTGCAGATTTTCCGACAGCCATCGGGATGTACCTCGACTCGTATCGGCTCGTCGCCGCGTCCGACGTTCTCTTCAACATCGCGAGCATCTACGACAAGAAGCTGAAGGCATCGAAGCAGGCGCTCGAATACTACCACCGCTACCTCGATGCGGCGGATGCGCAACCCGATCTGATCGCGAAGGCGAACGAGCGCATCGCTGCGCTGGAGGCCGCGAACGCATCGTCGGCACACGGCTCCGCGTCCTCGCCGGCCACACGCGAAAGTCCCGCGGAACAACCCGCGTCGAGCTCCTGGTCGCCCCTTCGGATCGCCGGCGCCGCGACCGCGGGGGTCGGCGCCATCGGCTTGGGCGTAGGCGTCGTCACGGCGCTGATTGCCAAATCCAAGCACAGCGACGCGACCGACCAAGGTTGCTCGGGGAGTGCATGCCCGAACGCCGGCGCCGCCAGCACGGAGCGGGATGCGGCTTCGGTGGCGAACATCTCCACGGTGAGTTTCATCGCGGGCGGTGTCTTGCTGGCGGGTGGCGTCGCTTTGTACTTGTTCGCCCCGCGAGGCGGATCTTCATCGAAAAAGGCTGGCGTTCTGGTGACCCCATCCGTCGACCCGCGTGGCGCCGGTGGTCTCGTCGTGTCCGGCCGTTTCTTTTGA
- a CDS encoding ABC transporter substrate-binding protein, with product MRPHHTVLVFSMAAMLAANGCTGILGIDSDPQVTTQSVSTCQGTVYVRIASDFSGTATDIAIPYFFGIYDYLRTLNDNGGIRGCQIDIQTGDNKYTPGETEKVVQGWRSSDAHWKEVNTVFLFGTGPTTAVGPELAREKKLIIPGSYAGSLASPDPINKTVSYTRVNDGFQEAQFNDSKTSTGWPYVFFPATDYATAIRVAIKAAFAIQPGRMAFAHEVSNICAYCTDPLAAGASFIPSITGMSLGRDLIIPQTSSEADTNTILRNTATYFDQEIARFISTNGAYEPVSWVWSGNSVFATAVLARGVALAQTTIDNNPEVRKILDANPTKKWKLRVMANNWGIGETASATCGAGCNGDLFYGLFPVPRYGDIQNATEMVQLIAVHDNYANKDSASPPSAPITMVPNSNERRKPESFRDVRYVQGFAAAILWEKAMGIALDAGHRNPTGEDLKNALETFRLVDMGGLTAGPISFSAKDHRPQSNASIYKLDSKGELAFVDKLSISLVNEWLGY from the coding sequence ATGAGGCCTCATCACACCGTGTTGGTTTTTTCGATGGCCGCCATGTTGGCCGCAAATGGATGCACTGGCATCCTGGGGATCGATTCGGATCCCCAGGTCACGACCCAGTCCGTCTCGACCTGCCAGGGAACCGTCTATGTTCGCATCGCATCCGACTTTTCCGGCACCGCGACCGACATTGCGATTCCGTACTTTTTTGGAATCTACGATTACCTGAGAACCCTCAACGACAACGGAGGGATTCGAGGTTGTCAGATCGATATTCAGACAGGAGACAATAAATACACGCCCGGCGAGACGGAAAAAGTCGTCCAAGGGTGGCGCTCCTCCGATGCCCACTGGAAGGAGGTCAACACCGTGTTCTTGTTCGGGACCGGCCCGACCACCGCCGTTGGACCCGAACTCGCGCGCGAGAAAAAGCTCATCATCCCGGGCTCGTACGCAGGGTCGCTGGCCTCGCCCGACCCCATCAACAAGACCGTGTCGTATACGCGGGTCAACGATGGGTTCCAAGAGGCGCAATTCAACGACAGCAAAACGAGCACCGGCTGGCCTTACGTATTTTTCCCGGCCACGGACTACGCGACGGCCATTCGTGTCGCCATCAAGGCCGCGTTTGCGATTCAACCGGGGCGCATGGCCTTTGCGCATGAGGTCAGCAACATTTGTGCATATTGCACCGATCCGTTGGCGGCGGGTGCATCGTTCATTCCGTCCATCACGGGCATGTCGCTCGGAAGAGATCTCATCATTCCGCAAACCTCGAGCGAAGCCGATACCAACACCATCTTGCGGAACACCGCGACGTACTTCGACCAAGAGATCGCCCGTTTCATCAGCACGAATGGGGCCTACGAGCCCGTGAGCTGGGTGTGGTCTGGAAACAGCGTCTTCGCGACCGCCGTGCTCGCACGAGGCGTCGCCCTCGCGCAGACCACGATCGACAACAACCCCGAGGTGCGCAAAATCCTCGACGCGAACCCCACGAAGAAGTGGAAGCTTCGGGTCATGGCCAACAATTGGGGTATCGGTGAAACGGCGTCCGCGACGTGCGGTGCGGGCTGCAACGGTGACCTGTTCTACGGCCTGTTTCCGGTGCCGCGTTATGGTGATATCCAAAATGCGACGGAGATGGTGCAGCTCATCGCCGTGCACGACAACTATGCCAACAAGGACAGCGCTTCACCGCCGTCTGCGCCCATCACCATGGTTCCGAACTCGAACGAGCGCCGCAAGCCCGAGAGCTTTCGCGACGTCCGTTACGTGCAAGGCTTCGCGGCGGCCATCCTCTGGGAAAAGGCCATGGGCATCGCGCTGGACGCCGGGCATCGAAACCCGACGGGCGAAGACCTCAAGAATGCGTTGGAGACGTTCCGGTTGGTCGATATGGGAGGTCTGACCGCAGGGCCCATATCGTTCTCGGCGAAGGATCATCGACCCCAATCGAATGCGTCGATCTACAAACTCGACAGCAAGGGCGAGCTGGCCTTCGTGGACAAACTCTCGATTTCGCTGGTCAACGAATGGCTCGGGTACTGA
- a CDS encoding protein kinase encodes MTAPRLSIPEPMMSPAVGRYRHILELGRGGMADIVLAVVQGPGGFNKLQVVKLLRKELSSDSDFCTMFLDEARLAARINHPNVVQTNEVGFDGERYFLAMEYLEGQNLDHFMKAAQPSGGIPLPILLRVLCDVCQGLQFAHELRDFDGASLNVVHRDISPQNVFITYSGTTKVLDFGIAKANDSNTETQAGTFKGKVAYMAPEQIVARDEVDRRADIFAVGSILWRAVTGKRMWSGLSEVEILHKLATEDVPELYPLEGTPDKLVDICRRATAVRIDDRYETAADLCAALEEVLATLPRATHAEVGTLIANLFADHAQKTRDAIDARLASAVSTVSPMNLPSFPITSHSAVLPRNTARSVPAAEGERLSVRVEQKARRLFAASGAVLGLAALLVFGGRFLSRSSLRADLHGATAASLAHAVKHGPATTVRLDSQPSEANVEKDGTLLGRTPLTIDLPPGAQALVVSRDGYYDETLNIDVPSDATEPLHRMFTLRAKPSASSADAATPRARFLPGPRPMPPATSKPQASSAEPSAVASSPAPSATQSAEAPRPKVKIVDDRGPRQKVVVITDS; translated from the coding sequence ATGACCGCACCCCGTCTATCCATTCCCGAGCCGATGATGTCGCCGGCCGTAGGCCGATATCGACATATCTTGGAACTCGGGCGCGGCGGAATGGCAGACATCGTGCTCGCGGTGGTTCAAGGCCCCGGCGGGTTCAACAAGCTGCAAGTCGTGAAGCTCCTGCGCAAAGAGTTGTCCTCGGACAGCGACTTTTGCACCATGTTTCTCGACGAAGCGCGGCTCGCCGCGCGAATCAACCACCCGAACGTCGTTCAAACGAACGAGGTGGGATTCGACGGCGAACGCTACTTTCTGGCGATGGAATATCTGGAAGGCCAGAATCTCGATCACTTCATGAAGGCGGCTCAGCCCTCGGGGGGAATTCCGCTGCCTATCCTCCTTCGCGTGCTGTGCGACGTTTGCCAGGGGCTCCAATTCGCGCACGAGCTTCGCGACTTCGACGGTGCATCGCTCAACGTCGTCCACCGGGACATTTCCCCGCAGAACGTTTTCATCACGTACAGCGGGACCACCAAGGTCCTCGACTTTGGAATCGCCAAGGCGAACGACTCCAATACGGAGACGCAAGCCGGCACGTTCAAGGGCAAGGTCGCGTACATGGCGCCCGAGCAAATCGTGGCGCGGGACGAAGTGGATCGCCGTGCCGATATTTTTGCGGTCGGGAGCATCCTTTGGCGCGCGGTCACCGGGAAGCGCATGTGGAGCGGCCTCTCCGAGGTGGAGATCCTTCACAAACTCGCGACCGAGGACGTCCCCGAGCTCTACCCGCTCGAAGGTACGCCGGACAAGCTCGTGGACATTTGCCGTCGAGCGACGGCCGTTCGGATCGACGATCGCTACGAGACGGCGGCCGACCTTTGCGCCGCCCTCGAAGAAGTCCTGGCGACGCTTCCGCGCGCAACGCACGCCGAAGTGGGCACGTTGATCGCGAATCTTTTCGCCGACCATGCGCAGAAGACGCGAGATGCGATCGACGCTCGCCTCGCATCGGCCGTCTCCACCGTGTCTCCGATGAATTTGCCTTCGTTTCCCATTACGTCGCATTCGGCCGTGCTGCCGCGCAACACGGCGCGCAGTGTGCCGGCGGCGGAGGGCGAACGGCTATCCGTGAGGGTCGAGCAGAAAGCGCGTCGCCTGTTCGCCGCCTCCGGGGCGGTGCTCGGGCTGGCCGCATTGCTCGTGTTCGGCGGTCGCTTTCTGAGCCGATCGTCGCTGAGGGCCGATCTTCACGGCGCGACCGCCGCGAGTCTGGCGCATGCGGTCAAGCACGGCCCCGCCACCACGGTGAGGCTGGATAGCCAGCCCTCCGAAGCCAACGTCGAAAAGGATGGCACGCTGCTCGGGCGTACACCTCTGACGATCGATCTTCCGCCGGGTGCGCAAGCCCTCGTCGTATCGCGTGACGGCTATTACGACGAGACGTTGAACATCGATGTACCGTCCGACGCGACGGAACCGCTTCATCGCATGTTCACACTTCGCGCGAAGCCATCGGCGTCGAGCGCCGACGCTGCGACGCCCCGCGCCCGCTTCCTACCGGGCCCGCGGCCGATGCCGCCCGCGACGTCGAAACCGCAGGCCTCGAGCGCGGAGCCTTCCGCCGTGGCCTCGTCGCCGGCTCCGAGTGCCACGCAGAGCGCGGAGGCCCCGCGACCCAAGGTGAAGATCGTGGACGATCGCGGGCCCCGTCAGAAGGTCGTGGTCATCACGGATTCGTAG
- the maiA gene encoding maleylacetoacetate isomerase, with protein MILYGFWRSSATWRARLMLGLKGLAYEYRAVNLIENGGEQNRPDYVERNPMRQVPLLEVHEEDGSLVRIGQSLVIAEYLEERFPLPRLLPLGRAERARVRQVAETVNSGIQPLANTAVRIYVHDVLGSDDAAWCRHWVGRGLTAVEAMVQSNAGPFAFGDAPTLADVCIVPQLFHARRFGVDTNAFEALSRIEKACYELDVFARAHAELQPDAPRAAP; from the coding sequence ATGATTCTCTATGGCTTTTGGCGAAGCAGCGCCACGTGGCGCGCGCGGCTGATGCTCGGGCTGAAAGGCCTCGCGTACGAGTACCGTGCCGTCAATTTGATCGAGAACGGTGGCGAGCAGAATCGGCCAGACTACGTCGAACGCAACCCGATGCGGCAGGTGCCCCTCCTCGAGGTGCACGAGGAGGACGGCTCTCTGGTGCGCATCGGGCAATCGCTGGTCATTGCGGAATACCTCGAGGAGCGATTCCCGTTGCCACGCCTCTTGCCATTGGGCCGCGCCGAGCGCGCACGGGTGCGTCAGGTGGCGGAGACGGTCAACTCGGGCATCCAGCCCCTTGCGAATACCGCCGTGCGGATCTACGTGCACGACGTGCTGGGCAGCGACGACGCCGCGTGGTGTCGGCATTGGGTCGGGCGCGGGCTCACTGCGGTCGAGGCGATGGTGCAATCGAACGCAGGCCCATTTGCCTTTGGCGACGCACCAACGTTGGCCGACGTGTGCATCGTCCCGCAGCTTTTCCATGCGCGCCGCTTCGGGGTCGACACGAACGCGTTCGAGGCGCTCTCGCGCATCGAGAAAGCCTGCTACGAGCTCGACGTCTTCGCGCGCGCCCACGCCGAACTTCAGCCCGACGCACCCCGCGCAGCGCCATGA
- a CDS encoding carboxylesterase family protein, which yields MEERRLEARSARRLALLLAVVLLAACSDSTSAPDAHGNAEDTVNTEAGSVHGVMYEPYRVFHAIPYAAPPTGERRWRRPEPVEPWQGVREATEPAPNCPQTEPGPQSEDCLFLTVTSPRTASPQRLRPVLVWLHGGDFNAGGSRGYDAHRLATEGDIVVVTPNYRLGVLGLLALPGLEDSGSFGMLDQQAALRWVQRNIRAFGGDPGNVTLAGESAGSLSTCGHLASPGAAGLFHKAIMESGTCMYTWPKMGKTHVVFQSLQDATALGTQEAAALGCADPANALACLRAKPFEALLPRTPQFANPAHGNAALPEHPAAALRANRFHHVPALVGSNRDEEALFTAFNHPQPLSAAAYRTRLDDDFGPATAAKVIEQYVPGDDDNRLLHAAVFTDRIRARSTWETEQVLATQVPVFAFEFADRSAPKLPGFPEVGIPLGACHASDLPYRLDLPGFTPPFTPAQQQLASHLIRYWAQFVRTGDPNAPGLPTWPRFEGHMATPYVQSLAPDTIGPVDYAAEHRLSFWGEAAAQ from the coding sequence ATGGAAGAAAGACGCCTGGAGGCGCGATCCGCACGGCGGTTGGCCTTGCTGCTCGCTGTTGTGCTTTTGGCAGCCTGTTCCGACTCGACATCCGCACCGGATGCTCATGGCAACGCGGAGGACACGGTCAACACCGAGGCCGGCTCCGTGCACGGTGTGATGTATGAGCCGTATCGCGTTTTTCATGCGATCCCTTATGCCGCACCGCCAACGGGCGAGCGGCGATGGCGACGGCCGGAACCGGTCGAGCCCTGGCAGGGCGTGCGCGAGGCCACCGAACCCGCCCCCAACTGCCCGCAAACCGAGCCCGGCCCCCAGTCCGAGGATTGCCTGTTTCTGACGGTGACTAGCCCCCGCACGGCAAGTCCGCAGCGACTGCGCCCGGTGCTGGTCTGGCTGCATGGCGGCGATTTCAACGCGGGCGGCAGCCGCGGCTACGATGCGCACCGGCTGGCCACCGAGGGTGACATCGTGGTGGTGACCCCGAACTATCGACTCGGGGTCCTAGGTCTCCTCGCACTACCCGGATTGGAGGATTCGGGCTCGTTCGGCATGCTGGATCAGCAAGCCGCCCTGCGATGGGTCCAGCGCAACATTCGAGCCTTCGGCGGCGATCCCGGCAATGTCACGCTGGCCGGCGAATCCGCGGGTTCGCTGAGCACCTGCGGCCATCTCGCATCACCTGGCGCCGCGGGCCTGTTCCACAAAGCCATCATGGAAAGTGGAACGTGCATGTACACGTGGCCGAAGATGGGCAAGACGCATGTGGTCTTTCAATCGCTCCAAGACGCCACAGCGCTCGGGACGCAGGAGGCGGCCGCGTTGGGCTGCGCCGACCCGGCCAACGCGCTGGCCTGTCTGCGGGCGAAACCGTTCGAAGCGCTGCTGCCGCGAACCCCGCAATTCGCCAATCCGGCGCACGGCAATGCCGCGCTGCCCGAGCACCCGGCCGCCGCCCTGCGCGCCAATCGGTTCCATCACGTGCCGGCACTGGTCGGCAGCAACCGCGACGAAGAGGCGCTCTTCACCGCCTTCAACCATCCGCAGCCTCTGTCGGCCGCCGCGTACCGCACGCGCCTCGACGACGACTTCGGTCCCGCAACCGCCGCCAAGGTCATCGAGCAATACGTGCCCGGAGACGACGACAACCGTCTCCTCCACGCCGCCGTCTTCACCGATCGGATCCGGGCCCGCAGCACCTGGGAAACCGAGCAGGTACTCGCCACGCAGGTGCCGGTCTTCGCCTTCGAGTTCGCCGACCGGAGCGCACCGAAGCTGCCGGGGTTTCCCGAAGTTGGCATTCCGCTCGGCGCCTGTCACGCCTCCGATCTACCGTACCGCTTGGACCTCCCTGGCTTCACCCCGCCGTTCACACCGGCGCAGCAGCAGCTGGCCAGCCACCTGATTCGGTACTGGGCACAGTTCGTCCGAACCGGAGACCCGAATGCCCCCGGCCTGCCAACGTGGCCACGCTTCGAAGGCCATATGGCCACACCGTACGTCCAGTCCTTGGCCCCCGACACCATCGGGCCAGTGGACTATGCGGCCGAGCACCGGCTCTCCTTCTGGGGTGAGGCTGCAGCGCAATAG